One Zymoseptoria tritici IPO323 chromosome 3, whole genome shotgun sequence genomic region harbors:
- the MgSCP9 gene encoding serine carboxypeptidase (HMMPfam hit to Peptidase_S28, Serine carboxypeptidase S28. Has a predicted signal peptide.) yields the protein MWAISTVLLAFCATEAFAFGRAIGRRASIPAPEVEHPWTIHNGSFTQLIDHSNPDLGTFQQFYWYNYYWYKGEGSPIVLWSPTHDNGSDYAPFVYNTTTMGRIAQEVGGAAIVLEHRVSIREGNSSPFEKLTVENLKYLTVENAMQDVVYFANNVELPFAPNGATAKDAPWILFGGSYAAGITAWVANVHSGTFWAYYASSALMQAIDPYWQYFVRIQAGMPKNCSKDVSSVIDYMDDVFLHGSEQNVTNLKAKFGLEVLQNDDLMATIGRAPGMWQLGDIKDNHLFVTWCDYIENVNITHTYTGPEGDGVGVEAALEGYARWWKEAGYTFFRGFYGCTADDTDLDCFGSHDGRSITYTDLSLDGSRQYTWLLCSSPLAWWQTGAPEGIPSLVSRLLTAEYNDRICGQYFPPGPDGKSSYNPTNRTVDDFNAFTGGWNPQNLNRVLFVNGEFDPWTSSGVSSDFRPGGPMQTSENVTVLITPGGHHVTDGYTANGVGPGTEKVKATIDAAVAQIVKWVGEWPGRKQEE from the exons ATGTGGGCCATTTCCACAGTCCTACTCGCCTTTTGCGCGACAGAGGCGTTTGCCTTCGGAAGGGCCATTGGAAGACGAGCCTCGATTCCAGCTCCGGAAGTGGAGCATCCGTGGACTATTCACAACGGCAGCTTCACGCAGCTCATTGACCACAGCAATCCTGATCTAGGCACCTTCCAGCAGTTCTACTG GTACAATTATTACTGGTACAAAGGAGAAGGATCTCCAATCGTACTGTGGTCACCTACCCATGACAACGGATCGGATTACGCTCCTTTCGTCTACAATACTACCACGATGGGCCGCATAGCTCAAGAGGTCGGTGGAGCTGCAATCGTTTTGGAGCATCGGGTGAGTATCCGGGA GGGTAACTCCAGTCCATTCGAAAAGCTGACGGTCGAGAATTTGAAATATCTCACGGTCGAGAACGCGATGCAAGATGTCGTCTACTTTGCCAACAACGTCGAGCTTCCCTTTGCACCGAACGGCGCAACCGCTAAAGATGCGCCCTGGATTCTTTTCGGTGGATCGTACGCTGCCGGTATTACCGCTTGGGTTGCAAACGTTCATTCGGGCACTTTCTGGGCCTACTATGCAAGTAGCGCCCTGATGCAGGCCATCGACCCTTACTGGCAATACTTCGTCCGTATCCAAGCAGGCATGCCGAAGAACTGCAGCAAAGATGTCTCCAGCGTGATCGACTATATGGACGATGTTTTCTTACACGGATCCGAGCAGAACGTTACCAACCTCAAAGCAAAATTCGGTCTGGAAGTCCTTCAAAACGACGATCTAATGGCTACTATCGGAAGGGCCCCTGGAATGTGGCAGCTAGGCGACATAAAGGACAACCATCTTTTCGTCACCTGGTGCGACTACATCGAAAACGTCAACATCACGCACACTTACACCGGACCGGAGGGCGATGGCGTCGGCGTCGAAGCAGCCTTGGAAGGGTACGCCAGATGGTGGAAAGAGGCCGGTTACACCTTCTTCCGCGGATTCTACGGCTGCACCGCTGACGACACGGATCTCGACTGCTTCGGGAGCCATGATGGTCGCAGTATAACATATACAGATCTCTCGTTGGATGGTAGTCGACAATATACGTGGTTACTCTGCTCCTCACCCCTCGCTTGGTGGCAGACTGGAGCCCCGGAGGGTATACCATCTCTTGTCTCGCGCCTTCTTACGGCTGAATACAATGACCGGATATGCGGACAGTACTTCCCTCCTGGACCCGACGGCAAGTCGTCGTACAACCCAACCAACCGGACCGTCGACGACTTCAACGCTTTCACCGGCGGCTggaacccgcaaaacctcAACCGTGTGCTGTTCGTCAACGGCGAGTTCGATCCTTGGACTTCATCGGGCGTATCTTCGGACTTCAGACCGGGTGGGCCTATGCAGACTTCGGAGAATGTGACCGTGTTGATTACGCCGGGGGGCCATCATGTCACAGATGGATATACTGCGAACGGAGTCGGGCCAGGGACTGAGAAAGTCAAGGCGACGATTGATGCGGCTGTGGCGCAGATTGTGAAGTGGGTTGGAGAGTGGCCGGGGAGGAAGCAGGAAGAGTAG